DNA sequence from the Vicia villosa cultivar HV-30 ecotype Madison, WI linkage group LG3, Vvil1.0, whole genome shotgun sequence genome:
TAAGAATGAAACAAACCTCCTTCGAGTTCATTGGAGCCAATGAAGAGTGAAAAAAAGTTGTCGTCTTATTCATCAATCATCGTGTTGAGGGAGAGAAGAGTTCCATGGAAGTGATTTGAGGCGGCCGAGCCCGGGCAGCTTCCCTAACTGGCCGGGCGATGGCTCTGCCTATGCGTAAGTGtatctacggaacaaaacaacattaaacaaaaaaaagttaCTTCCGGAGATACATCGACAAAAGCACGTGAACAATTTTGTCAATTCTGTGGTGCGCGTATACTTATGAGGTGGGTTAAGAAATCttcttataaaaatatatttgcaGTGTAACAAAAGATTATTAGGTATTCATTTACTATATTGTCTATATATttacaataaaaaaatcaaaatataaacaGTGATTTTTAGTTACTTTCATTATAAACCGTTTATATTTTaaatgaacaaaatatttttaaactgaaATTAAATTCTCAATTCACATCTACTGTTTGGCTATATAAAACTATCTTTAActtatactccctctgtcccaaattataagagaaattctcttttttgattcattgaataattaatgtatctggtctatatgcagaccagatacattaattattcaatgaatctaaaaagtgaatttctcttataatttgggacggagggagtattaaatTTATCAGAGATAAAAACTTTAAgattatgtttatatttattaatttgcaATTTGAATCAATTCATTCTATTCTGCAGTGTAttcttctttttatcatttcACTTAAGTTAAAAGTCCAGTGCCATACTGATAAGTGCTAATATGtttggtattttttattttattttttttttttaaaaaagagatAATAGAAAAAGGATaattaagggttctccaacctgtttACAACAAGAGTAAAAGCTCGACAAGAGAAATTACCCACCAATTACAATTATTTCAAGTATAACAAAGGCTCTTTACTAAAAACGTAAAAAGAGTAATTAGAATGTGTAATCTCTTTACAAAAAGTCTCCCTCCAAACCAATATTTTGATGTTCCAAGaacataatttaatttttcagttttttttaataatttttcagTTTTGGTTTATGATTGGTTACTTGCAAATTGATTCGGTtcactaataaaaaataacagtttagttattttaacttcagtttAGTTCGATTCGATAGATGAATTAAGTTTATAGTTTTTTTAACAGTAGTAGTAACAAGTAAGTTTGGAGGGCACAAAATTATTGTTGGGTAATTATCATGAGGAGTGCTGTGCTTACACCCAAATTTTACAGTGTATTTTACACCTGGAAAAATACCAAGATGTATTTATTTGTATTAAAATCAGTGaaacataattttttaatataaaaaaaaacaaaccgtATAATAACATGGTGTAGTTGTCAAAACTTGGTGTAATAATATCAATTCTCtttattaattcatttttttctaAGATGCTTACCTCTCCCCCCTTAGATAATACAGGGATCTTAATTGGTTGCAAAAGTTAATTGTTTTCATTTTCCCTCAGTTGCATCTCAAAACTTGAACTCAACTTTCACAACCCTTTAATTCGTgtgtttcattattttttatagatAAATGTAATTGTTAAAAGTCAAGGCTAAAGATACTGCAAAAGTATTGAAAACACACGCAATAGTCTCTTTACTCAATCAAACACCAATGCATAAAACAAGTGAAAATTACTCTATGATGAACAATGATTGTATCTTCACAtgcaaaaaaaaatccaaaattataAATCATCATATCATTAAAAATTTGGACTAAAGTCGTGATATATATCCACCTCAAAGGATTTGCATCATCAAGTCCAAAAACAACTGCTACTGAATGATATCATTATTACTCATAGCCATCCCAACCTACTCATCatttcaatttgatcattatcaggTGCGGTTGGGAGTGGCGGCGGTGATGGTGGCAGCAGTGGCGGTGCCGTGGGGAGTTGGACTTGGCTTTGAGCAGCCATAACTTGACTTTCACTTTCATTTTGCTGAATAATATTTTCACTATCACCTGATTCAATCCTTCTACCAATCTTCCTCAAATGATGATCAATCATGCAAGAAAGATCATTCAAATTATCCATCGACATATCGCTCTGCACGACCTTCCCAGCATTGAGACACTGAAACATCAGCATGGTTGTCTCTATCTCTTTGTTATCTGCCCATTGCCTTCTAAGCTGCTTTTCAGCCTTCCCAATTCTTTGTTTCAGAAAACTCTCTTGATCCACCATCCTTCTGCTTTGATCAAACTCAGGCGCTGTCTTGAATTTCGTAAGCACCTTTTCAACTCCTGACGGCGATGGCCAGATCTCAGGTTGAGGATCGTATGGGCCATAAATAATCCCACAAGCTTCTATACCGCAAAGGGTTGATATTTCATTGACCTTCTTCAATAAACCCTTCTTCCTTTTATTGTAAGTTGTTTTCCTTGCAGTATCATTCTCAATGAAAGCAAGCTTCACCTTCTTTCTAGTCATGATTTTTGACAAGAATAAGATGAAAATTgatagagaaaaagaagaaaagttgatGGATGTGATTTTCAATTTGTGAATAATGTGTTGTATATATAGAGACCACATTGGATATACGTACGTGGTTAGGTGCATGGATCTTTATTTTTCCAACTGGCATTTTTGTAACGGTAAAATGAATTTATTTTCATTCCATCCATGTAGATATACTATAAAATAGAAGATTTTATGCCATTTCacagttttttctttttaaaaggatGTATCTAGAATCGTAATCTCTAGATTCATGTACGTTTGGGATAAGAGCTTTGCTATTCTTACATTTGTTTTTCATACACAGTCTTTTACACCGTAGGTAGGAATGAAGCAAATTCATAGGGCACGGAAATCAAAGTTGCCTTAACTagtaaaaaacaataaaactagtactccctccgtctcataataagtgtctcatttctactttttctatgtctcaaaataaatgtctctttagaattccaatacaacaattattatttttttccactactatacccctattttttaactttcacgtttttcaactactccacaacttataataaataaggatattttagtaaatgatgttaattttatcattaaaaccaacacatctaatcattttcttaagaaccgtgCATAGATCAAATAAGACATTTAatttgagacggagggagtacaaTTTAGAGATACAATACGGTGTAGGTGTTGAAAGCAGTGTATATATATCTTTTCTCTTGGGATAAGAGCATTATGTTGGGATCCACGGAATATCTACATCATCATTATTTCTCAAATTCAACACGTGGACTATTTCATAATGGAGAAAGATTGGAGTTGGTTGGGCTACATGTAAATGGTGGGCTTCTTTGGATTTTGTTTTGCAACAATTTCTTTAGCCAAACCCACCCACACACCCACCTCCCTCTTCTTGAGAAATTTGAAATACGTTCCTATATTTTGAAAGTGCATTTTcgaatacatattttttttaaaaaggttaaTTTTGAATTTGCACTTCCGAATTAAGCAGAggcaaaatagaaaaaaaatattttgttgtgtGCAGTCTTTTTTGTTAAATTCCACAAATTGAaccaaatgacaacaagtaaatgAAAATGACATAAACATTGACAACATTAAAAATaggtatattatatatgtattgaatcgattTGATTTTCCATTCTAgacgacaatacatacaaaaaatgacacacaTCTGGTCATAACAAACAAAAAAGATCCGGTCTAACCTAAAATGCCCCGAACGATCCAGTGGCATTTAAATCTAAACCCGGTAAGTTCTTCGACCTCTCTCTATTTTCCTCTcgctcttgcttcatcatttTTTTGAACTCCGCCATTCTTTCAAAAAAGGGATCCGGCCAAGCGTCCGCCTCTTTTGTATGATGTGTCGTCCcctgacaagaagtagccggaaTAGGACACCCTAGTTTCAAAAAAAACTTGCAGAAAGTGACGCAATCTTAGAACCCGATACAAATGATGCAGATGGACACGTCCAAAGGTGGGGCAActatgaagaagaaaaaatatcTCCGAAAATCAAAATCTCGTCAAATTGACACACACCCGGTTGTACGCACATGCTATAAGATGACCCATATCGGAAAATGACATCCACTTTGAAATCGGTGCGTGACCGGTTAGTGATTCATGAATTTTATCAAAGTTTTCTTGATTCTCATAAAGTCGGCCGTAGATGTTCATATGCGAAGTCAACTCCGAAATAAGTGCCCGTCAAATAAgagtgtgattttcttctccttttctgagCAAATCAGCAATGGCCCGATACCCATAATTATCGTCGGTACCCACATATACTATATTATCAATATATATGTGCATAAATatcggcatctcatcaatgtagatcatCGAAGGTTTTTTAATCGGAGGTGTGTAAGGCGGCTTCGAAATACGTGCTCCTTTGTTTGCACTACACTTGAACTTTGGTGTGGGGGAATCCAGGATCAATGCATCAACACGTGCATAATAAGAAGGATCTCGTTTATTTGATGTGTCATCTTGGATACTTTTCGGCTTTTAGGCGCACCTTTGGTTTTAACCAGTTGAGATggaggtttcaaatcggtggtctccagaAACACAATTTCTTGCA
Encoded proteins:
- the LOC131658565 gene encoding agamous-like MADS-box protein AGL80: MTRKKVKLAFIENDTARKTTYNKRKKGLLKKVNEISTLCGIEACGIIYGPYDPQPEIWPSPSGVEKVLTKFKTAPEFDQSRRMVDQESFLKQRIGKAEKQLRRQWADNKEIETTMLMFQCLNAGKVVQSDMSMDNLNDLSCMIDHHLRKIGRRIESGDSENIIQQNESESQVMAAQSQVQLPTAPPLLPPSPPPLPTAPDNDQIEMMSRLGWL